One genomic segment of Verrucomicrobiia bacterium includes these proteins:
- a CDS encoding proline--tRNA ligase: MKWTESLIPTLRDVPKDAEAASHKLALRAGLVRQLASGVYSYLPLGFLSLRKIIEIVREEMVRAGAQELLLPALHPAELWKKTGRYDSLGEDKLAFKNRAGHEFVLGPTHEEVITDLVANNVKSFRDLPFNLFQIQTKFRDEARPRYGVIRTKEFIMKDAYSFDRDDAGLDRHYQKMAEAYRRIFTRCGLSFHIVHADTGMMGGKMSQEFMVVCPYGEDKVALSDKGYMASVEIAQRSQPSQAAKAAAGDSKPEVFDTPNLRTIDEITHRYKLKAEQMIKTMIFMADEKPVAALVTGSSDVNEVKLRKMLGVSKLRQATSEEIRNSTGAPVGFAGPAGLKIPAYADWDIVEGVDYVTGANEKDKHVKNIRLGRDFKPAGMGDIRFVKDGDLSTDGTPLKLLTTMEIGHIFKLGTRYSDALQAVYLDEKGDRKPIIMGCYGIGVNRILAAAIEEHHDDKGIKWPLSIAPYQVILITLNEKEPKIKDAAEKLYRDLSQAGIDVLYDDRDERAGVKFKDADLVGIPVHLVLGERGLAEGKIEIKYRATGASELVPLEGFDIRQALAKADLPATTGASRA; the protein is encoded by the coding sequence ATGAAGTGGACTGAAAGCCTGATTCCAACCCTGCGCGACGTGCCCAAAGACGCCGAGGCCGCGAGCCACAAGCTGGCCTTGCGCGCGGGCCTTGTCCGCCAGCTCGCTTCCGGTGTTTACAGCTACCTTCCGCTCGGATTCCTGTCGCTGCGCAAAATCATCGAGATCGTGCGCGAGGAAATGGTGCGCGCGGGCGCGCAGGAACTGCTGCTTCCCGCGCTGCATCCGGCCGAGCTTTGGAAAAAGACCGGCCGTTACGATTCGCTCGGCGAAGACAAGCTCGCCTTCAAGAACCGCGCGGGACATGAATTCGTGCTCGGGCCCACGCACGAAGAAGTCATCACGGACCTCGTCGCCAACAACGTGAAGTCCTTCCGCGACCTTCCTTTTAATCTCTTCCAGATCCAGACGAAATTCCGCGACGAGGCGCGCCCGCGTTACGGCGTGATCCGCACCAAAGAATTCATCATGAAGGACGCGTACAGCTTTGACCGCGACGACGCCGGCCTCGACAGGCATTACCAGAAAATGGCTGAAGCCTACCGCCGCATCTTCACGCGCTGCGGCCTTTCGTTCCACATCGTGCACGCGGACACGGGCATGATGGGCGGCAAGATGAGCCAGGAATTCATGGTCGTATGCCCGTACGGCGAAGACAAGGTTGCCTTGTCGGACAAGGGCTACATGGCCAGCGTGGAAATCGCGCAGCGCAGCCAGCCTTCGCAGGCCGCCAAAGCCGCGGCGGGCGACTCCAAGCCCGAAGTCTTCGACACGCCGAACCTCCGCACGATCGACGAAATCACGCACCGCTACAAGCTCAAGGCCGAGCAGATGATCAAGACCATGATTTTCATGGCGGACGAAAAACCCGTGGCCGCGCTTGTGACCGGCAGCAGCGACGTCAACGAAGTGAAGCTGCGCAAAATGCTCGGCGTTTCGAAATTGCGCCAGGCGACGAGCGAAGAAATCCGCAACTCTACCGGAGCGCCCGTGGGATTTGCCGGGCCCGCCGGATTGAAAATTCCCGCTTACGCGGATTGGGACATTGTGGAAGGCGTGGATTACGTGACCGGCGCGAACGAGAAAGACAAGCACGTGAAGAATATCCGCCTCGGCCGTGACTTCAAGCCGGCCGGCATGGGCGACATCCGGTTCGTCAAAGACGGGGATCTGTCGACGGACGGAACCCCGCTGAAACTCCTGACCACCATGGAAATCGGACACATCTTCAAGCTCGGCACGCGTTATTCCGACGCGCTGCAGGCGGTTTATCTGGATGAAAAGGGCGACCGCAAGCCCATCATCATGGGCTGCTACGGCATCGGCGTGAATCGCATCCTGGCCGCCGCGATCGAGGAACATCATGACGACAAAGGCATCAAGTGGCCGCTTTCGATCGCGCCTTATCAGGTGATCCTCATCACGCTCAACGAGAAAGAACCCAAGATCAAAGACGCCGCGGAAAAACTCTACCGGGATTTGAGCCAGGCCGGGATCGACGTGCTGTACGACGACCGCGACGAGCGCGCGGGCGTGAAATTCAAGGACGCGGACCTTGTCGGAATTCCAGTCCATCTGGTTTTAGGGGAAAGAGGGCTTGCGGAAGGGAAGATCGAAATCAAGTACCGGGCGACAGGCGCTTCGGAGCTTGTTCCTCTCGAGGGATTCGACATCAGGCAGGCTTTGGCCAAGGCTGACCTTCCCGCTACAACTGGCGCAAGCCGCGCCTAA
- the dinB gene encoding DNA polymerase IV, with protein sequence MNDNKKKPKIKWPKKIIHVDMDAFYAAIEQRDFPQYKGKPVIVGGSPKSRGVVSTCSYEARPFGVRSAMPAAQAYRLCPQAIFLPPRFEVYREASRQVMAILRQHTERVESVSLDEAYLDVTEHRFKLEDPCMIATLIKQNIHAATHLTASAGVAVNMFLAKIASDFNKPDGLTVIEPGTEAAFLRPLSVRKIPGVGPVTERQLESLGFKTCADLADADAAKLRSALGKWGPDLQRRAQGRDDREVEPYGEPKQSSTEETFDKDTRDVEAMKEHLAVYAREVFEHLKASDRMGLTVVLKVKYHDFESITRSFTLKQPPEDWQEIFEVAARLLEGKTQAGKKPVRLLGLGISGLRPADEFKGSFTPDLFGWRGGAA encoded by the coding sequence ATGAATGATAATAAAAAAAAGCCAAAAATCAAGTGGCCGAAAAAGATCATCCACGTGGACATGGATGCTTTTTACGCCGCGATCGAGCAGCGCGACTTTCCCCAATATAAAGGAAAGCCCGTGATCGTGGGCGGCAGCCCGAAGTCGCGCGGCGTCGTCAGCACCTGTTCCTACGAAGCGCGGCCTTTCGGGGTGCGTTCGGCCATGCCCGCGGCCCAGGCCTACCGCCTGTGCCCTCAGGCGATTTTCCTTCCGCCCCGCTTCGAAGTCTACCGCGAAGCCTCGCGGCAGGTCATGGCCATCCTGAGGCAGCACACGGAAAGGGTCGAGAGCGTTTCCCTCGACGAGGCGTACCTGGACGTTACCGAGCACCGGTTTAAGCTGGAAGACCCTTGCATGATCGCCACGCTCATCAAACAGAACATTCACGCGGCCACGCATCTTACGGCCTCGGCAGGCGTCGCCGTGAACATGTTCCTGGCCAAGATTGCTTCGGATTTCAACAAGCCCGATGGGCTCACCGTGATCGAGCCCGGCACCGAAGCCGCGTTTCTCCGTCCCCTTTCCGTGCGCAAAATTCCGGGGGTCGGGCCGGTGACGGAGCGTCAGCTGGAAAGCCTGGGATTCAAGACCTGCGCGGACCTCGCGGACGCGGATGCGGCGAAGCTGCGGTCGGCGCTCGGGAAATGGGGACCCGACTTGCAGCGGCGGGCGCAGGGGCGGGATGACCGCGAAGTCGAGCCTTACGGGGAACCCAAACAATCGAGCACCGAAGAGACGTTCGACAAAGACACGCGCGACGTGGAAGCGATGAAGGAGCACCTTGCCGTTTATGCGCGCGAGGTGTTCGAGCACCTGAAAGCCAGCGACAGGATGGGGCTCACCGTCGTGCTCAAGGTCAAATACCACGACTTCGAAAGCATCACGCGCTCTTTCACCCTGAAACAGCCGCCTGAAGATTGGCAGGAAATTTTCGAGGTCGCGGCCCGGCTCCTGGAAGGCAAAACCCAGGCGGGAAAAAAGCCCGTGCGCCTTCTGGGGCTCGGCATTTCCGGCCTCAGGCCCGCGGACGAATTCAAAGGCTCTTTTACGCCTGACCTTTTCGGCTGGCGCGGAGGAGCGGCGTGA
- a CDS encoding toxin-antitoxin system YwqK family antitoxin: MRKFFILIAAGYACVALFIGITIVTSKRRHPANPQEIQAGGETDAKGREDGFSQSASSGPVGSGSANQQELNAKNRNRTFKTFYKTGRLSSSWIFKDGLLTGAAELYYEDGNPRLEMNFVKGAMEGPWREYDESGNLTEEMSYSRGIPAGVAREYYPGKKTRSEISYEEGEPQDPVFYSENGERVASALKAVEDAAQTETLIAFYADGTQSGVWQAKAGMLEGPGRWFDRKGRLQQEVPYKEGAAQGTAKAYSAEGVLLEEAQYVNGLRQGVARYYYPDGTLWLEMSYEHGILAGVPKGYSQAKTEPANA, from the coding sequence GTGAGAAAATTTTTTATCCTGATCGCGGCCGGCTATGCCTGCGTCGCGCTTTTCATCGGCATCACGATCGTGACTTCCAAGCGCCGGCATCCCGCGAACCCGCAGGAGATCCAGGCGGGCGGGGAAACGGACGCCAAGGGCAGGGAAGACGGCTTCTCGCAGAGCGCTTCGTCCGGCCCCGTGGGAAGCGGCTCGGCAAACCAGCAGGAGCTGAACGCCAAAAACCGTAACCGCACCTTCAAGACTTTTTATAAAACCGGCCGCTTGAGCTCTTCGTGGATTTTCAAAGACGGGCTTTTGACCGGAGCGGCTGAGCTTTACTACGAGGACGGAAATCCGCGGCTCGAAATGAATTTCGTGAAAGGCGCGATGGAGGGGCCGTGGCGCGAGTACGACGAATCGGGCAATCTGACCGAAGAGATGTCTTATTCCCGCGGGATTCCCGCGGGCGTGGCCCGCGAGTATTATCCCGGAAAAAAAACGCGCAGTGAAATCTCCTACGAGGAAGGTGAACCGCAGGACCCTGTTTTTTATTCGGAAAACGGGGAACGCGTTGCCTCGGCCTTGAAGGCCGTCGAAGATGCGGCGCAGACTGAAACGCTTATCGCGTTCTACGCGGATGGGACGCAAAGCGGCGTCTGGCAGGCGAAGGCGGGCATGCTGGAAGGGCCGGGGCGCTGGTTCGACCGCAAGGGCAGGCTGCAGCAGGAAGTCCCGTATAAAGAGGGAGCGGCGCAGGGAACCGCGAAAGCTTACAGCGCGGAGGGCGTGCTGCTCGAAGAAGCCCAGTACGTCAACGGCCTTCGCCAGGGTGTTGCCCGGTATTATTATCCGGACGGAACGCTGTGGCTTGAGATGAGTTACGAGCACGGCATTCTGGCCGGTGTTCCCAAAGGCTATTCGCAGGCCAAGACCGAGCCCGCCAACGCCTGA
- the orn gene encoding oligoribonuclease, whose product MKKQNKNNLVWLDMEMTGLNPEKEVIIEMATIVTDSDLNILAEGPSLVLHQPAKYLKAMDEWNTNQHTKSGLVDQVKKSKITPAAAEKKTLAFLKDYCVPGKSPLCGNSIHHDRRFVIKYMPRLNAYLHYRHLDVSTIKGLIDRWYPKNKDLPKKSDSHRALDDIRESIEELRFYRKTYFVKP is encoded by the coding sequence ATGAAAAAGCAGAATAAAAACAATCTGGTCTGGCTGGACATGGAGATGACGGGACTCAATCCCGAGAAGGAAGTCATCATTGAGATGGCGACCATCGTCACGGACAGCGACCTCAACATCCTGGCCGAGGGCCCGAGCCTGGTCCTCCATCAGCCCGCCAAATATCTGAAGGCCATGGATGAGTGGAACACGAACCAGCACACCAAGTCCGGGCTCGTGGACCAGGTCAAGAAATCCAAGATCACTCCGGCGGCCGCGGAGAAAAAGACGCTCGCGTTCCTCAAGGACTACTGCGTGCCGGGAAAGTCGCCGCTGTGCGGCAACTCCATCCATCACGACCGGCGCTTCGTCATCAAATACATGCCGCGCCTGAATGCGTACCTGCATTACCGGCACTTGGACGTGAGCACGATCAAGGGGCTGATCGACCGCTGGTATCCGAAGAACAAAGACCTTCCCAAAAAGTCCGATTCGCACCGCGCGCTCGACGACATTCGCGAGTCGATCGAAGAACTGCGGTTTTACCGTAAAACCTATTTTGTAAAACCCTAA
- a CDS encoding chlorite dismutase family protein translates to MEAKVNEETLDISEKGLAPQTSDQRLYMQFLAFGGAADTQALRKALEARGLEAVLYEDLNDPRGVGLLFMNENPDFFIREIRPLLAAAPFAPLTPKPELTMFGRTYALGRETDLKDWLFEKPRRNALNPEWPWAIWYPLRRRSEFELLPREEQGKILYEHAKIGMAYGRADYAHDIRLACYGLDRADNEFVIGLVGRELFPLSKIVQDMRKTQQTAKYIQSLGPFFVGKAVWQSARRA, encoded by the coding sequence ATGGAAGCCAAAGTGAACGAAGAGACCCTCGACATTTCGGAAAAGGGCCTGGCGCCGCAGACCAGCGACCAGCGGCTCTACATGCAGTTTCTTGCTTTCGGCGGCGCGGCGGACACGCAGGCGCTGAGGAAAGCTCTGGAAGCGCGCGGGCTCGAAGCCGTGCTGTACGAAGACCTCAACGATCCGCGCGGCGTGGGCCTGCTGTTCATGAACGAAAATCCGGATTTTTTTATCCGTGAGATCCGGCCGCTCCTCGCGGCCGCGCCGTTCGCTCCGCTCACGCCGAAGCCCGAGCTCACGATGTTCGGGCGCACCTACGCGCTGGGCCGCGAAACCGATTTAAAAGACTGGCTCTTCGAGAAGCCGCGGCGCAACGCGCTCAATCCCGAATGGCCGTGGGCCATCTGGTATCCGCTGCGCCGGCGTTCCGAATTCGAGCTGCTGCCCAGGGAAGAGCAGGGGAAGATCCTCTACGAACACGCCAAAATCGGCATGGCCTACGGAAGGGCGGATTACGCCCACGACATCCGCCTGGCCTGCTACGGCCTGGACCGCGCGGACAATGAATTCGTGATCGGACTCGTCGGCCGCGAACTTTTCCCGCTTTCCAAAATCGTCCAGGACATGCGCAAGACCCAGCAGACCGCCAAATACATCCAGTCCCTCGGGCCTTTTTTCGTCGGCAAGGCCGTCTGGCAAAGTGCGCGGCGGGCATGA
- a CDS encoding GDSL-type esterase/lipase family protein: MSPALKKFLLLFFSLLFAFGLAEAGLRFFVEPPPEPVALNLVEADQPYAYRLNPAHPEISPQGLRDRVFEIPKPAGTFRILALGDSVTYGLFVPAEKSFPKQLERVLKENHPRLEVMNAGVNGYSTYNEAGFYQALGASFAPDLVLLGFCPNDITDPTLHWHDREGYFRNLPQEAFPDPERHRLEVAPRFYGRGGLPRFLEHAALYRFWETRKTVALARDKRFEPAAGKNWPVYVADDDTDATLLSLTRPDSKEWQWLGGQLIRLDKAVKEKGGRLVVLVLPLSYQTEPGYPFHPETVFLEFCRQNQIACWDPLPALREKGGPSLYMGRHRYHPHDVWHFSEKGNAVVAGALADFLEAENLVPREWGSS, from the coding sequence ATGTCTCCCGCGCTGAAAAAATTCCTCCTGCTGTTTTTCTCGCTGTTATTCGCATTCGGTCTTGCGGAAGCCGGACTCCGGTTTTTCGTCGAGCCTCCGCCGGAACCGGTCGCGCTCAACCTGGTGGAAGCGGACCAGCCCTATGCGTACCGCTTGAATCCCGCGCATCCGGAGATCAGCCCGCAGGGCCTGCGTGACCGCGTTTTCGAAATTCCAAAACCCGCGGGCACTTTCCGCATCCTCGCGCTGGGAGATTCGGTGACCTACGGGCTTTTCGTTCCCGCCGAAAAATCTTTCCCCAAGCAGCTCGAACGGGTCCTGAAAGAAAATCATCCGCGGCTGGAAGTCATGAATGCGGGCGTCAACGGGTACAGCACCTACAACGAAGCTGGATTTTATCAGGCCCTCGGCGCTTCATTCGCGCCGGATCTCGTGCTGCTGGGATTTTGCCCGAACGACATTACCGATCCCACGCTTCACTGGCATGACCGGGAAGGCTATTTCCGGAATCTTCCTCAGGAAGCTTTTCCGGATCCCGAGCGGCACCGGCTCGAAGTAGCTCCGCGGTTTTACGGCCGCGGCGGGCTGCCGCGATTTTTGGAGCATGCCGCGCTTTACCGTTTCTGGGAAACGCGCAAAACCGTGGCCCTTGCCCGGGATAAACGCTTTGAGCCCGCGGCCGGAAAGAACTGGCCCGTGTACGTGGCCGACGACGACACGGACGCGACGCTCCTTTCGCTCACGCGCCCGGATTCCAAAGAATGGCAATGGCTGGGCGGCCAGCTGATCCGGCTGGACAAAGCCGTGAAGGAAAAAGGCGGACGGCTCGTCGTGCTGGTCCTGCCCCTCTCCTACCAGACCGAACCGGGCTATCCCTTTCATCCGGAAACTGTTTTTCTCGAATTCTGCCGTCAAAACCAGATTGCGTGCTGGGACCCGCTTCCCGCGCTAAGGGAAAAGGGCGGCCCGTCGCTTTACATGGGACGGCACCGGTATCACCCGCATGATGTCTGGCATTTTTCCGAAAAAGGAAATGCCGTCGTGGCCGGAGCGCTCGCGGATTTTCTCGAAGCGGAAAATCTTGTTCCCCGGGAGTGGGGATCGTCCTAA
- a CDS encoding DUF503 domain-containing protein, translating into MSLETAHIGVLYVEIFIPLSGSLKSKRSVLKSIKDRLRSQFNVSVAEIGERDKWQRSVLAACVVGADKTYLDQCLQSILSFFNNVHDIQLIQHQIEFL; encoded by the coding sequence ATGTCGCTTGAAACCGCCCATATCGGCGTGCTTTACGTCGAAATTTTTATCCCGCTTTCAGGTTCCCTGAAGTCCAAGCGGAGCGTCTTGAAAAGCATCAAAGACAGGCTGCGCTCCCAATTCAACGTCTCCGTCGCCGAGATCGGGGAAAGGGACAAATGGCAGCGCTCGGTCCTCGCGGCCTGCGTGGTCGGCGCGGATAAAACATATCTTGACCAATGCCTTCAAAGTATTTTATCCTTCTTCAACAACGTGCATGACATCCAACTGATCCAGCACCAAATCGAATTTCTCTGA
- a CDS encoding tetratricopeptide repeat protein, producing MNISFSAKTWCLSALLVLALVPVCRADSAQWSQLEDQVIRLYQNGAYPEAAQAATQALAAAEEAFGENDPKVAETLNQLAMIHYAQGDYAGAEPLNKRALKIRQDVLGPEHPDVAQSLNNLALLYHSVGKYKEAEDYYKKAMAIEEKIRGPNHPNLATSMNNLAHLYSIQGKYEEAEPLYEHALLIDSHALGENHPNVATDMDNLAKLYVAKARYGEAESLAEKAIAVRKKIYGDDHPDVASSLNTLADIYRVQGRYAQAKELLVKAHAIDIKTFGESHPDLARDYNNLGLVEDAMGNYQDALAYHEKALEIRVKTLGERHPAVAQSLNNIGAIYEALEDYEAARKNYTQALEIREAVFGKEHPQVAQSLVNLASVEDLLGNAEQARGYYESALEISKTIYGEEHPEVALLLINLGSFYEHEGDYMKAESLYKQAMKIDQTVFGANHPSVASALIHLAEIDTLQGNFTDAEPLIARALQIYTKVYDKGNPERVRVLNELAENLRQRQEYQEAEVLYLEALTSLEEAGRKNPYLEAVVSHNLALLYHNWQKNEQARPYFQKTIALLEAQGPAASGALKTALENYAASLNEMGKQSEAKKIQKKAGKLPS from the coding sequence ATGAACATCAGTTTTAGCGCAAAAACCTGGTGTTTGTCAGCCCTCCTTGTCCTTGCCCTCGTCCCCGTTTGCCGTGCCGATTCCGCCCAGTGGTCGCAGCTTGAGGATCAGGTGATCCGCCTCTACCAGAACGGCGCCTACCCGGAGGCCGCGCAGGCCGCGACGCAGGCGCTTGCCGCCGCGGAAGAAGCCTTCGGCGAAAACGACCCGAAAGTCGCGGAGACGCTCAATCAGCTTGCCATGATCCATTACGCGCAGGGCGATTACGCGGGCGCGGAGCCGCTCAACAAGCGCGCGCTGAAAATCCGTCAGGACGTGCTCGGCCCCGAGCATCCGGACGTGGCGCAGTCGCTGAACAACCTCGCGCTGCTGTATCACTCGGTCGGTAAATATAAGGAAGCCGAGGATTATTATAAAAAGGCCATGGCTATCGAAGAAAAAATCCGCGGCCCGAACCATCCGAACCTCGCGACGTCGATGAACAACCTTGCGCACCTTTACAGCATCCAGGGAAAATACGAAGAGGCGGAGCCGCTGTACGAGCATGCGCTCCTGATCGATTCCCATGCGCTCGGCGAAAACCACCCGAACGTGGCGACCGACATGGACAATCTCGCCAAGCTGTACGTGGCCAAGGCCCGCTATGGCGAAGCTGAATCGCTGGCCGAAAAGGCCATTGCCGTGCGCAAGAAAATCTACGGTGACGATCACCCCGACGTCGCGTCTTCGCTCAACACGCTCGCGGACATTTACCGGGTGCAGGGCCGCTACGCCCAGGCTAAAGAGCTGCTCGTGAAAGCGCATGCCATCGACATCAAGACGTTTGGGGAAAGCCATCCCGACCTTGCGCGGGATTACAACAATCTCGGGCTCGTCGAGGACGCGATGGGGAATTACCAGGACGCGCTTGCGTATCACGAGAAGGCGCTCGAGATCCGCGTGAAGACTTTGGGTGAAAGGCATCCTGCCGTGGCGCAGTCGCTGAATAACATCGGGGCGATTTATGAAGCCCTGGAAGATTATGAGGCCGCGCGGAAAAACTACACGCAGGCGCTGGAAATCCGGGAGGCCGTGTTCGGCAAAGAACACCCGCAGGTGGCGCAGTCGCTGGTGAACCTCGCAAGCGTCGAAGACCTGCTTGGCAATGCCGAACAGGCGCGGGGCTATTACGAATCCGCGCTCGAGATTTCAAAAACCATTTACGGGGAGGAGCATCCGGAAGTGGCGCTGCTCCTGATCAATCTCGGCAGCTTTTACGAGCATGAAGGCGATTACATGAAAGCGGAAAGCCTTTACAAACAGGCGATGAAAATCGACCAGACGGTTTTCGGGGCCAATCATCCGTCCGTCGCATCGGCGCTCATCCATCTTGCCGAAATCGATACGCTCCAGGGCAATTTTACCGACGCCGAACCGTTGATCGCGAGGGCGCTCCAGATTTACACGAAGGTTTACGACAAAGGCAATCCGGAAAGGGTCCGCGTTCTCAACGAGCTGGCGGAAAATCTGCGCCAGCGGCAGGAATATCAGGAGGCCGAGGTCCTGTACCTGGAAGCGCTCACCAGCCTCGAAGAGGCGGGGCGGAAAAATCCTTATCTGGAAGCGGTCGTCTCGCACAACCTGGCGCTGCTTTATCACAACTGGCAGAAAAACGAGCAGGCAAGGCCGTATTTCCAAAAGACCATCGCCCTTTTGGAGGCGCAGGGGCCCGCGGCCTCCGGCGCTTTGAAAACCGCCCTCGAAAACTATGCCGCCAGCCTCAATGAAATGGGCAAGCAAAGCGAAGCCAAAAAGATCCAGAAAAAAGCCGGAAAACTCCCTTCTTAA
- a CDS encoding prepilin-type N-terminal cleavage/methylation domain-containing protein encodes MRARQRGFTFLELVVSMAILSLVVLTSFRVLTEAHFMAMEARNRLLAANTARATLEAIKNTPLANVPALNGNTYLSPDLPAGNVQILTNPANVAAANIATVTVRVTWRNPKNLPAVFTISTMRWRL; translated from the coding sequence ATGAGGGCAAGACAGCGCGGATTCACATTCCTGGAATTGGTCGTCAGCATGGCCATCCTTTCTCTGGTGGTGCTGACTTCGTTTCGCGTGCTGACCGAGGCCCATTTCATGGCCATGGAAGCCCGCAACCGGCTGCTTGCGGCGAACACCGCGCGCGCGACTTTGGAAGCCATCAAAAATACGCCCCTTGCGAACGTCCCTGCCCTTAATGGAAATACCTATTTGTCTCCGGATTTGCCGGCGGGTAACGTCCAGATTCTAACCAATCCCGCGAACGTGGCTGCGGCCAATATCGCGACCGTCACGGTGCGGGTCACCTGGAGGAATCCCAAGAATCTGCCGGCCGTTTTTACGATCTCGACGATGCGGTGGAGGTTATGA